In Uranotaenia lowii strain MFRU-FL chromosome 2, ASM2978415v1, whole genome shotgun sequence, one genomic interval encodes:
- the LOC129748949 gene encoding cytochrome c oxidase subunit 5B, mitochondrial-like, producing MASLCGRLMLSAAKRQVAYTPVRFCKMMNDPLEHATGLEKRELLAHKAGDTDPFDMRVFKRGPGTKENPNNIPSAFESRLVGCVCEEDQTYITWMWLHRGQPKRCECGHWFKLVEKAPI from the exons ATGGCGTCCCTGTGCGGTAGATTGATGCTGAGCGCGGCCAAGCGTCAGGTCGCCTACACACCGGTGCGGTTCTGCAAAA TGATGAACGATCCGCTGGAACATGCCACCGGTCTGGAAAAACGTGAACTGCTAGCCCACAAGGCCGGTGATACCGATCCCTTCGATATGCGAGTGTTCAAGCGCGGCCCCGGAACCAAGGAAAACCCTAACAATATTCCATCGGCATTCGAGTCCCGCTTGGTCGGATGCGTTT GTGAGGAAGACCAGACCTACATTACGTGGATGTGGCTGCACCGG GGTCAACCAAAGCGCTGTGAATGTGGACATTGGTTCAAGCTGGTCGAGAAGGCTCCTATCTAA
- the LOC129749026 gene encoding uncharacterized protein LOC129749026, whose product MVIKESQDFRRSRNSSLQGTRRRFDSGRGVRGNRKQIPEESGLHGGEFHQKSARQWSRVSEERFVVFRNNPGKSCTESKPTAAGGERFGLDAGQRIVVDRRRQSAATASMLSGHPNANCCCVRHPSGFCDFWVNDDRPIDRHSWDESSPEHPVKCT is encoded by the coding sequence ATGGTCATCAAGGAATCGCAGGACTTCCGGAGAAGCCGGAATTCATCGCTACAAGGTACCAGACGGAGATTCGACAGTGGTCGAGGAGTTCGAGGGAACCGGAAACAGATTCCGGAAGAATCCGGATTGCACGGAGGAGAATTTCACCAGAAAAGTGCTCGACAGTGGTCGAGAGTATCAGAGGAACGGTTCGTGGTTTTCCGAAACAATCCGGGTAAAAGCTGCACGGAATCGAAGCCGACGGCTGCCGGTGGAGAACGATTCGGCCTTGACGCAGGCCAGAGAATCGTCGTCGACCGAAGAAGGCAATCTGCCGCAACCGCAAGTATGCTGTCAGGACATCCAAATGCGAATTGTTGCTGCGTTCGCCACCCGAGCGGTTTCTGCGATTTCTGGGTCAATGATGACCGACCAATTGATCGTCATTCTTGGGACGAATCGAGTCCGGAACATCCAGTGAAATGCACGTAA